A portion of the Bdellovibrionales bacterium genome contains these proteins:
- a CDS encoding MotA/TolQ/ExbB proton channel family protein, which translates to MLTDKFFLIAEAGHEITLWVLVTLSVLSVAFILERYLSIRQVRISSRKTRDRIRETLHSNNLLEIEDLGRDRDTLEGRALSYGLRHIKANGCVGLEEIFNSYARLERHQLEKHLNFLATVGSNAPFIGLLGTVFGIMDAFRGLATSQGDAAAVMIGISKALVATAIGLIVAIPAVVAYNYYNKQVRSIFQGLEGVRDLCIAYAKSIKGKT; encoded by the coding sequence ATGTTAACTGATAAATTTTTTTTAATAGCAGAAGCGGGCCACGAAATCACACTTTGGGTACTTGTCACTCTCAGTGTCTTGAGTGTGGCTTTCATTTTGGAGCGATACCTTTCGATCAGGCAGGTGCGTATCTCCAGCCGCAAAACAAGAGACCGAATTCGCGAGACCTTACATAGTAATAATTTGCTTGAGATAGAAGATCTCGGTCGAGATCGCGACACTTTAGAGGGTCGAGCTCTCTCTTACGGCTTGAGGCATATCAAAGCAAATGGCTGTGTGGGGCTGGAGGAAATATTTAATTCTTATGCTCGCCTTGAGCGCCACCAACTTGAGAAACATTTGAATTTTCTTGCAACAGTTGGCTCAAACGCCCCTTTTATTGGCCTTCTCGGTACAGTTTTTGGAATCATGGACGCATTTCGCGGGTTGGCCACAAGCCAAGGCGATGCCGCAGCCGTGATGATTGGCATTTCAAAAGCACTGGTGGCGACCGCTATCGGGCTTATCGTCGCCATTCCGGCTGTGGTTGCGTACAATTATTACAACAAACAGGTCCGTTCTATTTTTCAAGGACTTGAGGGCGTCCGAGACCTTTGTATAGCCTATGCCAAATCAATCAAAGGAAAAACCTAA
- a CDS encoding biopolymer transporter ExbD: MSEDEDGTISDINIVPFVDITLVVLIIFMVTTPLIMKPSININLPKAASGSDSTPSQLTITMTNEGKIFLNGRVVVNEEISIYASNISKTEPDIQAIISADRDVSHGQVVAMIDLIKEAGVKKFAITIDKK; encoded by the coding sequence ATGTCTGAAGATGAAGACGGCACAATCTCCGATATTAATATCGTGCCTTTCGTTGATATTACCCTTGTCGTATTGATTATTTTTATGGTTACAACCCCGCTGATTATGAAACCGAGTATAAATATCAACCTTCCAAAAGCAGCAAGCGGAAGTGACTCCACTCCCTCGCAGTTAACCATCACAATGACAAATGAAGGAAAAATCTTTCTCAATGGCCGAGTGGTTGTAAATGAGGAAATTAGCATCTACGCGTCTAATATCTCAAAGACGGAACCAGATATTCAAGCGATCATCTCGGCAGACCGAGACGTGTCTCACGGCCAAGTCGTGGCCATGATAGATCTCATCAAGGAAGCTGGCGTAAAAAAATTCGCTATCACGATCGATAAAAAGTAA